One segment of Anastrepha obliqua isolate idAnaObli1 chromosome 3, idAnaObli1_1.0, whole genome shotgun sequence DNA contains the following:
- the LOC129242149 gene encoding somatostatin receptor type 2-like yields MWRPPSTGVTMIFFSSALLVFNCLQTAGEATARLAADVAEKSERNTAEIVTAHSVTRIRVMSTTQMATISDDANADQLGMKQMWLDVRPARFPESVSSTRKTPTVNITYPFAQSFQRSEPKRTFYDHCMEHRNSFADLATLVLYSLVCLVGLFGNTLVIYVVLRFSKMQTVTNIYILNLAIADECFLIGIPFLLYTMRICSWRFGGFMCKAYMVSTSITQFTSSIFLLIMSADRYLAVCHPISSPKFRTQRIAKMVSAIAWLTSAVLMLPVILYASTVIQEDGVNLSCNIEWPETYKKHSATTFTLYTFFLGFATPLCFILCFYYLVIRKLHTVGSKHKSKEKKRSHRKVTRLVLTVITVYILCWLPYWISQVALINSNPMQSHLSRLEILIFLLLFCLVYSNSAMNPILYAFLSDNFRKSFFKAFTCMTKSEVNAQLQAEPSLLTKQGSGKRRQKRMLNDKLNEPNCVATTSANNNSSITTSSTTTAPVGGENVTAMMLATTTVSTDGSAGAPQLNGRQLMRAASVEGEEIILVLENERPTCALVEREYAAGNVLQTDL; encoded by the coding sequence ATGTGGCGACCACCGTCAACTGGAGTTACAATGATTTTCTTCAGTAGCGCTTTGTTGGTATTCAATTGTCTACAAACAGCGGGTGAGGCCACAGCGCGTTTGGCAGCTGATGTGGCTGAGAAAAGTGAGAGAAACACAGCGGAAATAGTCACCGCGCACAGCGTCACACGCATACGCGTGATGAGTACAACACAAATGGCCACCATCAGTGATGATGCAAATGCCGATCAGCTGGGCATGAAGCAAATGTGGTTGGACGTAAGACCCGCACGCTTTCCGGAAAGTGTCAGTTCTACGCGCAAAACGCCAACTGTGAATATAACCTATCCGTTTGCACAAAGTTTCCAGCGCTCTGAACCCAAACGCACTTTCTATGATCACTGCATGGAGCACCGCAACTCTTTCGCCGATCTGGCCACACTCGTACTCTACTCGCTCGTTTGCCTTGTCGGCCTATTCGGCAATACACTTGTCATTTATGTGGTGCTGCGCTTCTCGAAGATGCAAACGGTCACCAACATCTATATACTTAATCTGGCCATCGCTGACGAGTGCTTCCTCATCGGCATACCCTTTCTGCTCTACACAATGCGCATTTGTAGTTGGCGCTTTGGCGGTTTCATGTGCAAGGCTTACATGGTGAGCACTTCGATCACGCAGTTCACTTCATCCATTTTTTTGCTCATCATGTCCGCCGATCGTTATCTTGCGGTTTGTCATCCGATTTCCTCGCCTAAATTCCGCACACAGCGCATTGCCAAGATGGTGTCGGCAATTGCGTGGCTAACCTCGGCTGTGCTTATGTTACCGGTGATACTCTATGCGAGTACTGTGATCCAAGAAGATGGTGTGAATCTGTCGTGTAACATAGAATGGCCTGAAACGTATAAGAAACACTCGGCGACCACTTTCACGCTATACACTTTCTTTCTCGGTTTCGCCACGCCGCTCTGTTTCATCTTATGTTTCTACTATTTAGTCATACGAAAACTACACACAGTCGGCTCCAAGCATAAATCGAAAGAAAAGAAGCGTTCACATCGCAAAGTTACACGACTTGTGCTCACCGTCATCACCGTCTACATACTCTGCTGGCTGCCATATTGGATCTCACAGGTGGCGCTCATCAATTCAAATCCCATGCAAAGTCATCTCTCGCGTCTCGAGATATTAATTTTCCTGCTACTATTTTGTCTTGTCTACTCGAACTCAGCTATGAATCCAATACTCTACGCTTTCCTCAGCGATAATTTTCGCAAGAGCTTTTTCAAAGCTTTCACCTGTATGACTAAGAGCGAAGTAAATGCACAATTGCAAGCCGAACCGAGTCTTCTCACCAAACAGGGCAGCGGTAAACGTCGTCAAAAGCGTATGCTCAATGACAAGCTAAACGAACCGAATTGCGTAGCAACGACTAGCGCCAACAATAACTCCTCGATAACTACTTCGTCGACAACCACAGCGCCGGTGGGTGGCGAAAATGTGACAGCTATGATGTTGGCGACGACAACGGTGTCAACAGATGGGAGCGCTGGGGCGCCGCAATTGAATGGACGGCAATTGATGCGGGCGGCCAGTGTTGAGGGTGAGGAGATAATACTCGTGCTAGAGAATGAGCGTCCTACGTGTGCGCTGGTCGAGCGCGAGTATGCCGCCGGTAATGTCCTGCAAACGGATTTGTAA